The Desmonostoc muscorum LEGE 12446 genome includes a region encoding these proteins:
- a CDS encoding patatin-like phospholipase family protein: MVTNNVYTQSVLTFDGQDDYISFGRKDIDGVFAEGSSAFTISGWINPHQLTNKASSYGTRNVFFARSSDRYSDNFEFGISEDGKLDVYIDEKVDNVIKTFGDGELTVGQWHFFAIVFSKGQLTIYLDDHEYFGYCTGDSLNKATSAVTLGATLHNNIYFTGQLANISVWNYPCPPVEIQNHRDRPLAGNEQGLVAYWPLNEGEGTTVKDQTVNAHNGTLHGNPSWDLAEIPFGIKQLSNEGKKQDQTASSSQEVNPEEIVVVELVSEAIAVDETTGEIELQEVSVEVVSIVETDVSTEPTPVNPKGKKGTKKQSEKSANIQTLQPKEAQSETTETEIAAIIQQQEQPQTLTQEESQKTMNTTPNPKYKILAIDGGGIRGIIPALVLAEIEKRTQKPISSLFDLIAGTSSGGILALGLTKPRLNLQAPDSPPAAEYSAEELAQIYIEYGAEIFYEPFFEQLLGPLEDIFVQPKYSSDGRKEILKQYFGNSPLEKNLKEVFVTSYDIEQRIPIFFTNKIEKQQTESRKFRKLCLGFTLTDAALATSATPTYFAPYQVGTSENPNGFYSLVDGGLVANNPANLAISEAQISRQEQKEILNINDILLVSLGTGSLTSVYPYKDVKNWGLLQWARPLLNIVLDGGSEVVAGQLERLFQASNQGTQTSYYRFQTFLTSEQEAIDNIKLENIRQLQGLAARIIQERNQEIDELCSLLTT, translated from the coding sequence ATGGTAACAAACAACGTATATACCCAATCAGTTCTGACATTTGATGGTCAAGATGATTACATAAGTTTTGGCAGAAAGGATATTGATGGAGTTTTTGCAGAGGGGAGTTCAGCCTTTACAATTTCGGGATGGATCAATCCTCATCAACTCACAAATAAAGCCAGTAGTTACGGGACGCGCAATGTTTTTTTTGCTCGTTCTTCAGATCGATACAGTGATAATTTTGAGTTCGGCATCAGTGAAGATGGGAAACTAGATGTATACATCGATGAGAAGGTTGACAATGTTATCAAAACCTTTGGCGATGGAGAATTAACTGTCGGACAATGGCACTTCTTTGCTATTGTTTTCAGCAAAGGTCAACTGACCATATATCTAGATGACCATGAGTATTTTGGCTATTGCACAGGTGACTCTTTAAACAAAGCAACTAGTGCTGTAACTCTTGGTGCCACTTTACACAACAACATATATTTCACAGGACAACTAGCTAACATTAGTGTTTGGAATTACCCCTGTCCCCCGGTAGAAATCCAGAACCATCGCGATCGCCCTCTGGCTGGTAATGAACAAGGATTAGTAGCCTATTGGCCACTAAACGAAGGAGAAGGAACAACCGTCAAAGATCAGACGGTAAATGCCCATAATGGCACCTTACATGGCAATCCCAGTTGGGATTTAGCAGAAATTCCCTTTGGAATTAAGCAATTATCAAATGAGGGCAAAAAACAAGACCAAACAGCAAGTAGTTCCCAGGAGGTAAACCCTGAAGAAATTGTGGTGGTGGAGTTGGTAAGCGAGGCGATCGCAGTTGATGAAACTACGGGTGAAATCGAGTTGCAGGAAGTGTCTGTTGAAGTTGTCTCCATTGTAGAAACTGATGTCTCCACTGAACCGACACCTGTGAATCCCAAAGGAAAAAAAGGGACAAAAAAACAAAGCGAAAAATCTGCGAACATTCAAACTCTCCAGCCAAAAGAGGCGCAAAGCGAAACTACGGAAACCGAAATTGCAGCCATTATTCAACAGCAAGAACAACCCCAAACATTAACTCAGGAAGAATCGCAAAAAACTATGAATACGACACCTAATCCTAAATATAAAATACTCGCTATTGATGGAGGCGGTATTCGGGGCATTATCCCAGCACTGGTACTAGCAGAAATTGAAAAACGTACACAAAAGCCGATTTCTAGTTTATTCGATTTAATTGCCGGTACTTCTAGCGGAGGAATTCTGGCACTCGGATTAACCAAACCCCGATTAAATTTACAAGCACCTGATAGTCCACCGGCTGCTGAATACAGTGCTGAGGAACTCGCGCAAATATATATCGAATATGGGGCTGAGATATTTTATGAGCCATTCTTTGAACAATTACTTGGTCCACTAGAAGATATATTTGTCCAACCCAAATATTCTTCGGACGGAAGAAAAGAAATTTTGAAGCAATATTTTGGAAACAGCCCTCTAGAAAAAAATCTCAAAGAAGTTTTCGTGACTAGCTATGATATTGAACAGCGAATACCTATATTCTTTACAAATAAAATTGAAAAACAACAAACAGAATCCAGGAAGTTTCGCAAATTGTGCTTAGGTTTTACACTCACAGATGCAGCACTAGCAACTAGCGCAACTCCGACTTATTTTGCTCCATATCAGGTTGGTACTTCCGAGAATCCCAACGGCTTCTATAGTTTAGTCGATGGCGGATTAGTTGCTAATAATCCAGCTAATTTGGCTATTTCTGAGGCGCAAATTAGTAGACAGGAACAAAAAGAAATTCTCAATATAAATGATATCTTGTTAGTTTCCTTGGGTACTGGTTCCCTGACAAGTGTCTACCCTTATAAGGATGTTAAAAACTGGGGACTTTTACAATGGGCAAGACCGCTGTTAAATATTGTACTTGATGGTGGTAGTGAAGTAGTTGCCGGACAATTAGAACGGTTATTTCAAGCTAGTAATCAAGGTACTCAAACATCTTATTATCGTTTTCAAACCTTCCTCACAAGCGAACAGGAAGCAATAGATAACATCAAACTAGAAAATATCCGTCAGCTACAAGGATTAGCCGCTCGAATCATTCAAGAAAGAAATCAAGAAATTGATGAGTTGTGTAGTCTGTTAACAACTTAA
- a CDS encoding valine--pyruvate transaminase, with protein sequence MTLNLSQIGVQMSSLTGVRGMMKDVQETLQSKQGQEFLVLSAGNPLLLPKVEQMWRECDAELLASCEYGEVVCRYGSSQGYVPFIQAIAAYFNRRYGLSLSERNILITPGSQMLYFYAANAFGGYTRDKELKQIVLPLSPEYTGYGGISLAPEALVSYKPTLDIDSSSHRFKYHPDFNNLVITENTGCIIFSRPCNPTGNILSNDEIKKIVALARPYNIPVFIDSAYGPPFPALNFQDMIPVFGENIVHCMSFSKAGLPGERIGVAIGDYKIIEVLESFQTNLCIHPSHYGQAIAARAINSGALEFVSQEVIRPFYKNKFSVLEAKLDQVMPKDLPWFLHRCEGAIYGWLWFKNLPISDWDLYEKLKHVGVIVVPGRFFFPGLEKDWSHQYQCIRISLTASDQDIETGIERLAEVVQNVYQSAVVPSI encoded by the coding sequence ATGACACTTAACTTATCTCAAATTGGTGTTCAAATGTCCAGCCTAACAGGTGTTAGAGGGATGATGAAAGACGTTCAAGAAACACTACAAAGCAAGCAAGGACAAGAATTTCTGGTTTTGAGTGCTGGAAATCCCTTGCTTTTGCCAAAAGTTGAGCAGATGTGGCGGGAATGTGACGCAGAACTTTTAGCTAGTTGTGAATATGGTGAAGTAGTTTGTCGTTATGGTTCAAGTCAGGGTTACGTCCCATTTATTCAAGCGATCGCTGCATATTTTAATCGTCGGTATGGACTTTCATTAAGTGAACGCAACATTTTAATTACTCCTGGAAGTCAAATGTTGTATTTTTATGCTGCTAATGCTTTTGGCGGCTACACAAGGGACAAAGAATTAAAGCAAATTGTCTTACCATTGAGTCCTGAATATACAGGTTATGGTGGAATTAGTTTAGCGCCAGAGGCCTTAGTTTCCTATAAACCAACATTAGATATTGATAGCTCTTCTCACAGATTCAAATATCACCCGGACTTCAACAACCTAGTGATTACAGAAAACACTGGTTGCATCATCTTCTCTCGTCCTTGTAACCCTACAGGCAATATTTTATCCAACGATGAAATCAAAAAAATTGTGGCTCTTGCGAGACCATATAATATTCCCGTATTCATAGATTCTGCCTATGGACCACCCTTTCCAGCATTAAATTTTCAGGATATGATACCCGTGTTTGGAGAGAACATAGTACATTGTATGAGCTTTTCCAAAGCGGGTTTGCCAGGAGAGCGAATTGGCGTTGCTATTGGCGACTATAAAATCATTGAAGTTCTAGAATCTTTTCAGACAAATTTATGTATACACCCTTCTCATTATGGGCAAGCGATCGCTGCTCGTGCTATCAACTCTGGTGCCCTTGAATTCGTATCTCAAGAAGTCATCAGACCCTTTTACAAAAATAAGTTTTCTGTCCTCGAAGCCAAACTCGACCAAGTGATGCCCAAAGATTTACCTTGGTTTCTACATCGGTGCGAGGGAGCAATTTATGGTTGGTTGTGGTTCAAAAATTTACCGATCAGTGATTGGGATTTATATGAAAAACTCAAGCATGTGGGTGTAATTGTTGTACCTGGTAGGTTTTTCTTCCCTGGTTTAGAAAAAGACTGGTCACACCAGTATCAATGTATACGTATTAGCCTGACAGCCAGCGATCAAGACATCGAAACTGGTATAGAACGTTTAGCAGAGGTCGTTCAAAATGTTTATCAATCAGCAGTAGTTCCTAGTATTTAG